The following proteins come from a genomic window of Corallococcus sp. NCRR:
- a CDS encoding DUF1656 domain-containing protein produces MRGELDVQGVFVPALLVWALVAVALGVPLRRGLAALHVYRWVWHPALFDLALFVLLWFAVTFIASRVP; encoded by the coding sequence ATGAGGGGCGAGCTGGACGTCCAGGGGGTCTTCGTCCCCGCGCTCCTCGTCTGGGCGCTGGTCGCGGTGGCGCTCGGCGTTCCCCTTCGGCGGGGGCTGGCCGCGCTCCATGTCTACCGCTGGGTGTGGCACCCGGCGCTCTTCGACCTGGCGCTGTTCGTCCTCCTCTGGTTCGCCGTGACGTTCATCGCCTCGCGGGTCCCCTGA
- a CDS encoding efflux RND transporter periplasmic adaptor subunit produces MKPTRPRLIRIGVTAAVVVLALLAGRWLWRHYQVEPWTRDGRVQADVVLLAPDVSGVVTSVEVQDNQRVTRGQVLFVIDRARFELALRQAEAAVMSQRAVLAQARREAERNQGLGKLVSEEAREQGASRAEQEEGALQQALANRDIAALNLDRSTVRSPVNGIVTNLEVDPGNFATAGQQMVALVDSDSFRVEGYFEETKLPRIRIGAPVTIRLMGEPALLRGHVEGIAAGIEDRERAAGPNLLPNVNPTFSWVRLAQRVPVRIALDSVPEGVRLVSGRTATVTVHEEGDGASTGRNGDVRP; encoded by the coding sequence ATGAAACCCACGCGCCCGCGGCTCATCCGGATCGGCGTGACGGCGGCCGTCGTGGTGCTGGCCCTGCTCGCGGGCAGGTGGCTGTGGCGGCACTACCAGGTCGAGCCGTGGACGCGCGACGGCCGCGTGCAGGCGGACGTGGTGCTGCTGGCGCCGGACGTGTCGGGCGTCGTCACGTCCGTGGAGGTGCAGGACAACCAGCGGGTGACCCGGGGGCAGGTGCTCTTCGTCATCGACCGCGCCCGGTTCGAGCTCGCGCTGCGGCAGGCGGAGGCGGCGGTGATGAGCCAGCGGGCGGTGCTGGCGCAGGCGCGGCGTGAGGCCGAGCGCAACCAGGGCCTGGGCAAGCTCGTGTCCGAGGAGGCCCGCGAGCAGGGCGCGTCGCGCGCGGAGCAGGAGGAAGGGGCGCTCCAGCAGGCGCTGGCCAACCGGGACATCGCCGCGCTGAACCTGGACCGCTCCACGGTGCGCTCGCCGGTGAACGGCATCGTCACCAACCTGGAGGTGGATCCGGGCAACTTCGCCACCGCCGGCCAGCAGATGGTGGCGCTGGTGGACAGCGACTCCTTCCGCGTGGAGGGCTACTTCGAGGAGACGAAGCTGCCGCGCATCCGCATTGGCGCCCCGGTCACCATCCGGCTCATGGGCGAGCCGGCCCTGTTGCGCGGACACGTGGAGGGAATCGCCGCGGGCATCGAGGACCGCGAGCGCGCGGCGGGCCCCAACCTCCTGCCCAATGTGAACCCCACGTTCAGCTGGGTGCGCCTGGCCCAGCGGGTGCCCGTGCGCATCGCGCTGGACTCGGTGCCCGAGGGCGTCCGGCTCGTGTCCGGACGCACCGCGACGGTGACGGTGCATGAAGAGGGGGACGGGGCTTCCACCGGCCGCAACGGGGACGTCCGCCCATGA
- a CDS encoding TolC family protein: MSTRGPWVGLALLVSACTTVGPDYRGPPPSAAVHSPEATGAFLGATEPHYSSAPVPGEWWRLYEDPVLEGLVRQALKSNVDLRVAEANLARSRAVLAEVGGARLPSFSVGASADVGRTPPVGPSANYGLGFDVSYQLDLFGRIRRGIEAARADTEAVQAALDLTHITVAAETTRAYASVCSVGNEVVVARRVLALQEESLSRTRRLVEAGRGTPLDLSRAQAQVEVLRANVPPLVVQRRIALLRLAVLSGRPPAAFPPDVEACETPPRLSSPIPVGDGAALLRRRPDVRQAERALASATARIGVETADLYPTVSFGLSAGSGGLMSTFGQESTLSWSLGPLLSWTFPNTRIARARIAQADATAQAALAQFDSVVLNALLETESNLTQYTQELERVAALTAARDFSAQAAREADALYRGGREDFLTVLDAERTRADAEASLASAQTLLVSNQIALFLSLGGGWEEPPPAGGQ, encoded by the coding sequence ATGAGCACGCGGGGGCCGTGGGTGGGGCTGGCGCTGCTGGTGTCCGCGTGCACGACCGTGGGGCCTGACTACCGGGGGCCTCCGCCGTCCGCGGCCGTCCATTCGCCCGAGGCCACCGGGGCATTCCTGGGCGCAACGGAGCCGCACTATTCGTCGGCGCCCGTCCCGGGGGAGTGGTGGCGCCTGTACGAGGACCCGGTGCTGGAGGGGTTGGTGCGGCAGGCGCTGAAGTCGAACGTGGACCTGCGGGTGGCGGAGGCGAACCTCGCGCGGTCGCGGGCGGTGCTGGCGGAGGTCGGAGGCGCGCGGCTGCCTTCCTTTTCAGTGGGCGCGTCGGCGGACGTGGGCAGGACGCCGCCAGTCGGGCCGTCGGCGAACTATGGCCTGGGCTTCGACGTGTCATATCAGCTGGACCTGTTCGGGCGGATCCGCCGGGGCATCGAGGCGGCGCGCGCGGACACGGAGGCGGTCCAGGCCGCGCTGGACCTGACGCACATCACGGTGGCCGCGGAGACGACCCGGGCGTACGCGAGCGTCTGCTCGGTGGGCAACGAGGTGGTGGTGGCGCGCCGCGTGCTGGCCCTGCAGGAGGAGAGCCTTTCGCGGACGCGGCGCCTGGTGGAGGCGGGGCGGGGGACGCCGCTGGACTTGAGCCGGGCCCAAGCGCAGGTGGAGGTGCTTCGCGCGAACGTGCCGCCGCTGGTGGTGCAGCGGCGCATCGCGCTGCTGCGGCTGGCGGTGCTCAGCGGCAGGCCGCCCGCGGCGTTTCCTCCGGACGTGGAGGCGTGTGAGACGCCGCCACGGCTGAGCTCGCCTATCCCCGTGGGGGATGGCGCCGCGCTGCTGCGCAGGCGTCCGGACGTCCGGCAGGCGGAGCGGGCGCTGGCGTCGGCGACCGCGCGCATCGGCGTGGAGACGGCGGACCTCTATCCCACGGTGAGCTTCGGGCTGTCCGCGGGCTCCGGAGGCCTGATGAGCACCTTCGGACAGGAGAGCACGCTGAGCTGGAGCCTGGGGCCGCTGCTGTCCTGGACGTTCCCGAACACCCGCATCGCCAGGGCTCGCATCGCCCAGGCGGATGCGACCGCGCAAGCCGCGCTCGCGCAGTTCGACAGCGTGGTGCTCAACGCGCTGCTGGAGACGGAGAGCAACCTGACGCAGTACACGCAGGAGCTGGAGCGCGTCGCCGCGCTCACGGCCGCCCGGGACTTCAGCGCCCAGGCCGCGCGCGAAGCCGACGCGCTCTACCGAGGAGGACGGGAGGACTTCCTGACCGTGCTCGACGCGGAGCGCACCCGGGCCGACGCCGAGGCGTCGCTGGCCTCCGCGCAGACCCTCCTGGTGTCCAATCAGATTGCCCTGTTCCTGTCGCTGGGTGGGGGATGGGAGGAACCGCCGCCCGCGGGGGGACAGTAG
- a CDS encoding sigma 54-interacting transcriptional regulator, whose product MRFFLSLPDGRSISLEKPVVSVGSEPACDVVLSAPGVKGSHALVFRDARGWTVSAASADCDVRVRGRRVELAPLEPGESFSVGKASLTLTVSEAPVRASPSPAPSRLVGVLTDFASRLLVQRPASELLEAALRGIAEVTSADVGFLVSVEGERRRVLGATGSVPASVVVDSLVDQVVGSGAPVLVPDVAAEAALAGAPSVLALRLTSALVLPLRAGAAPLCVVYLGRRLGSPPFATRELEEAMALSSLAALLLATSRELTELRAQVDSLTQRIAAATFEGLIGESPAMRNLYRQVERLGPTSLHVLIQGETGTGKEEVARALHRRSGRRGRLVAINCAALPESLIERELFGHVRGAFSGAASDRAGLVEAADGGTLFLDEIGDMPLPLQSRLLRVVQEHEVTRLGEHRPRRVDMRVVAATHQPLKALVARGAFREDLLFRLDEVRLEVPALRERGDDVLLIAHHVLKQEAGRARGFTQKAAEALRGHPFPGNVRELVSRVRRAAILASGELIGVEDLDLAADTAPLVPLDEARDAFVLRYVREAIARSGGSKKEAARALGIGVRSVFRYLGEED is encoded by the coding sequence ATGCGCTTCTTCCTCTCCCTTCCGGACGGCCGCTCCATCTCGCTGGAGAAGCCGGTGGTGTCCGTGGGCTCCGAGCCCGCATGCGATGTCGTCCTCTCCGCGCCCGGCGTGAAGGGCAGCCATGCCCTGGTGTTCCGTGACGCGCGCGGGTGGACGGTGTCCGCCGCGAGCGCGGACTGTGACGTCCGGGTTCGCGGCAGGCGGGTGGAGCTGGCGCCGCTGGAGCCGGGGGAGTCGTTCAGCGTGGGCAAGGCGTCGCTCACGCTGACGGTCTCGGAGGCGCCGGTCCGGGCGTCGCCTTCCCCGGCGCCTTCCCGCCTGGTGGGCGTGCTGACGGACTTCGCCTCACGGCTGCTCGTGCAGCGGCCCGCGTCGGAGCTGCTGGAGGCGGCGCTGCGGGGCATCGCGGAGGTCACGTCCGCGGACGTGGGGTTCCTCGTGTCGGTGGAGGGGGAGCGGCGGCGGGTGCTGGGGGCCACCGGCTCCGTGCCGGCCTCGGTGGTGGTGGACAGCCTGGTGGATCAGGTCGTGGGCTCGGGGGCACCGGTGCTGGTGCCGGATGTCGCGGCGGAGGCGGCGCTCGCGGGGGCCCCCAGTGTGCTGGCGTTGCGGTTGACCTCCGCACTCGTGCTGCCGCTTCGCGCGGGCGCCGCGCCGCTGTGCGTCGTGTACCTGGGACGGCGCCTGGGCAGTCCTCCGTTCGCGACTCGTGAGCTGGAGGAGGCGATGGCGCTGTCGTCGCTCGCGGCGTTGCTGCTGGCCACGTCGCGGGAGTTGACGGAGCTGCGCGCCCAGGTGGACAGCCTCACGCAGCGCATCGCCGCGGCCACGTTCGAAGGGCTCATCGGTGAGTCCCCGGCCATGCGGAACCTCTACCGGCAGGTGGAGCGCCTGGGGCCCACGTCCCTGCACGTGCTCATCCAGGGCGAGACGGGCACGGGCAAGGAGGAGGTGGCCCGCGCGCTCCACCGGCGGAGCGGCCGGCGCGGGCGGCTGGTTGCAATCAATTGCGCGGCGCTGCCGGAGTCGCTCATCGAGCGCGAGCTGTTCGGCCACGTCCGCGGGGCGTTCTCCGGCGCGGCCTCCGACCGCGCGGGGCTGGTGGAGGCGGCGGATGGGGGCACGCTGTTCCTGGATGAGATTGGAGACATGCCGCTGCCGCTCCAGTCGCGCCTGCTGCGAGTCGTCCAGGAGCACGAGGTGACGCGGCTGGGCGAGCACCGTCCCCGCCGGGTCGACATGCGCGTCGTGGCCGCCACGCATCAGCCCTTGAAGGCGCTCGTCGCGCGGGGCGCCTTCCGCGAGGACCTCCTCTTCCGCCTGGACGAGGTGCGCCTGGAGGTGCCCGCGCTGCGGGAGCGCGGAGACGACGTGTTGCTCATCGCGCACCATGTCCTGAAGCAGGAGGCGGGCCGAGCCCGGGGCTTCACGCAGAAGGCGGCGGAGGCCCTGCGCGGTCATCCCTTTCCGGGAAACGTCCGCGAGCTCGTGTCCCGCGTGCGGCGCGCGGCCATCCTGGCCTCAGGGGAGCTCATCGGCGTAGAGGACCTGGACCTGGCCGCGGACACGGCGCCGCTGGTGCCCCTGGATGAGGCGCGTGATGCCTTCGTGCTGCGCTATGTGCGCGAGGCCATTGCCCGCAGCGGAGGCAGCAAGAAGGAGGCGGCCCGGGCCCTGGGCATCGGCGTGCGCTCCGTGTTCCGATACCTGGGGGAAGAGGATTGA
- a CDS encoding SMI1/KNR4 family protein encodes MSALLEEVSRRHFPNPPATPAEIEAFEQRVGWRLDPDLRAFYLHCDGAKLFDRVDPAFFFYPLAKIRRARVVLLKDDTDRAGPASWYAVCEVRDTNYIFVDVSHQSGGRYSIRDGYREAFPDPAYNRQIAGSFSEFLGGALRSNEEWFWLEAEEE; translated from the coding sequence ATGTCGGCGCTGCTGGAGGAAGTTTCACGGCGCCACTTTCCGAACCCGCCCGCGACTCCGGCGGAGATCGAGGCTTTCGAGCAGAGAGTCGGATGGCGCCTGGACCCGGACCTTCGTGCCTTCTATCTGCATTGCGATGGCGCGAAGTTGTTCGACCGGGTCGACCCCGCGTTCTTCTTCTACCCGCTGGCGAAGATTCGCCGCGCTCGCGTTGTCCTTCTCAAGGATGACACGGACAGGGCAGGTCCGGCGTCCTGGTACGCGGTCTGCGAGGTGCGGGATACCAATTACATCTTCGTGGACGTCAGCCATCAGTCGGGCGGGCGGTACTCCATCCGGGATGGTTACCGTGAAGCGTTTCCGGACCCTGCCTACAACCGCCAGATCGCGGGCTCATTCTCGGAGTTCCTGGGCGGAGCG